Proteins from a single region of Paenibacillus sp. BIHB 4019:
- a CDS encoding RHS repeat domain-containing protein, whose amino-acid sequence MDKLEQVQKLKKVMKLPCVKQALDVAGDMAMNYVPETGGTILREYDANDNLVKIIDPLKRVYAFGYDAFDRKMLETLPSGAATAYVYNANGLLEREKDALGQVIAYRYDAEERLVARRADAV is encoded by the coding sequence TTGGACAAGCTGGAGCAGGTCCAGAAGCTCAAAAAGGTGATGAAGCTGCCGTGCGTCAAGCAAGCGCTGGATGTTGCTGGAGATATGGCGATGAATTATGTGCCGGAGACAGGCGGGACGATACTGCGCGAGTATGATGCGAATGATAATTTGGTGAAGATCATCGATCCGTTGAAACGGGTATATGCTTTTGGCTATGATGCGTTCGACCGAAAGATGCTGGAGACGCTGCCTTCGGGTGCGGCAACTGCCTATGTATACAATGCGAATGGCTTGCTGGAGCGTGAAAAGGATGCGCTCGGACAGGTGATCGCCTATCGTTATGATGCCGAGGAGCGGCTGGTGGCACGGAGGGCAGACGCAGTATAA
- a CDS encoding RHS repeat domain-containing protein has protein sequence MMPRSGWWHGGQTQYKWDTADNLVAVTDALGRTERFGYGGLDRVNAVWDASGVQVAQPDHVWELQLGGPDTVKNLKFLDTFTNWHIGVKQIRPQIRDLPTGTKIKIKSDRGG, from the coding sequence ATGATGCCGAGGAGCGGCTGGTGGCACGGAGGGCAGACGCAGTATAAGTGGGATACAGCGGACAATCTGGTTGCGGTTACGGATGCGCTCGGAAGGACGGAGCGTTTTGGCTATGGTGGCCTGGACCGGGTTAACGCTGTATGGGATGCCAGCGGTGTTCAAGTCGCCCAGCCGGATCATGTTTGGGAATTACAATTAGGTGGGCCTGATACTGTTAAGAATTTAAAATTTTTAGATACATTTACGAACTGGCATATTGGTGTTAAGCAAATTAGACCGCAGATTCGAGACTTGCCTACAGGTACAAAAATTAAAATTAAATCTGATAGGGGAGGGTAA
- a CDS encoding bacteriocin immunity protein: MDSKLSKKELIELVGKICNPELSDEEISEYIDLLEKNVPHPAPSNLIFWSEEDLSPEQVIEIALAYKEEL; this comes from the coding sequence ATGGATAGTAAACTTTCTAAAAAAGAGTTGATTGAACTTGTTGGAAAAATTTGTAATCCGGAGCTTTCTGATGAAGAGATTAGTGAATATATTGATTTGTTGGAAAAAAACGTTCCACATCCGGCTCCTAGTAATTTGATATTCTGGAGCGAAGAAGATTTATCTCCAGAGCAAGTAATTGAGATTGCATTAGCATATAAAGAGGAGTTGTAA
- a CDS encoding RHS repeat-associated core domain-containing protein, giving the protein MTDPNGLYYMRARYYHTGIKRFLNRDVLRGSIVEGQTFNRFGYVNGDPVSFIDPFGLNKISSCKDGTDKAVKKTDGSGDYYEVVLKYEKNVKYGDNYYDMNLRDFNRKAHYLQRLSDSNSLIKTKSERDPSITREYKKEVIQRIIRMHYKNDKEGARRLIDKVSKSMDPDHRWELQLNGMDNKRNLKLMDWFTNRRMGTNLANQMKNVPYGSRIKIKVERE; this is encoded by the coding sequence ATGACCGATCCGAACGGTCTTTACTACATGCGGGCGCGGTATTATCATACCGGCATCAAGCGGTTTTTGAACCGGGATGTGCTGCGCGGAAGCATAGTAGAAGGGCAGACCTTTAACCGGTTTGGGTATGTGAATGGCGATCCGGTGAGTTTTATTGATCCGTTTGGGTTGAATAAGATCAGTAGTTGTAAGGATGGTACAGATAAAGCCGTTAAGAAAACAGATGGATCAGGGGATTATTATGAAGTTGTTTTGAAATATGAGAAAAACGTAAAATATGGTGATAATTACTACGATATGAATTTAAGGGACTTTAATCGTAAAGCCCATTATTTACAACGATTAAGTGATTCTAATTCGCTTATTAAAACCAAGTCTGAAAGAGATCCTAGCATTACTAGAGAGTACAAAAAGGAAGTTATACAAAGAATTATCCGAATGCACTATAAGAATGATAAAGAAGGTGCAAGAAGGCTAATAGACAAAGTATCAAAGAGTATGGATCCAGATCACAGATGGGAGCTACAACTGAATGGAATGGATAATAAACGAAATCTTAAGTTGATGGATTGGTTTACAAATAGGAGAATGGGGACAAATCTTGCGAATCAAATGAAAAATGTTCCGTACGGATCAAGAATAAAAATAAAAGTTGAGAGGGAATGA